From the genome of Fusobacterium varium, one region includes:
- the mreB_1 gene encoding Rod shape-determining protein MreB, producing MKRYFNKFLGFFSEDLGIDLGTSNTLICVKDKGIILNEPSVVAINTRTKDIFEVGERAKLMIGRTPNNLDTIRPLKNGVIADYEITEKMLSSFYKRVSHNRFFSSPRVIICVPAGVTQVEKRAVIEVTREAGAREAYLVEEPMAAAIGIGLNIFEPEGNMIVDIGGGTSELAVISLGGVVKTSSFRVAGDRFDTTIIEYIRQKHNLLIGEKTAEDIKKQIGAVVELEEDISIDISGRNALNGLPKDIKIYSSEIVEALSELLQQIIEEIKVILEKTPPELSSDIKRRGIYITGGGALLRGIDKKISESLNLNVTISEDPLNAVINGIQILLKNFHIYNKVLISPETDY from the coding sequence ATGAAGAGATATTTTAACAAATTTTTAGGTTTTTTTTCTGAAGATTTAGGAATTGACTTAGGAACATCTAATACATTAATATGTGTAAAAGATAAGGGAATTATTTTAAATGAACCTTCTGTAGTTGCTATAAATACAAGAACAAAAGATATATTTGAAGTTGGTGAAAGAGCCAAACTTATGATAGGTAGAACTCCAAATAATCTTGATACAATAAGACCTTTAAAAAATGGAGTTATCGCTGATTATGAAATAACAGAAAAAATGCTTAGTTCTTTTTATAAAAGAGTAAGCCATAATAGATTTTTTTCAAGCCCAAGAGTTATTATCTGCGTTCCTGCTGGAGTTACTCAAGTTGAAAAAAGAGCTGTTATAGAAGTAACCAGAGAAGCTGGAGCCAGAGAGGCATATCTTGTAGAAGAACCTATGGCTGCTGCTATAGGTATAGGACTAAATATTTTTGAGCCTGAAGGAAATATGATTGTTGATATTGGTGGAGGTACATCTGAATTAGCAGTCATTTCTTTAGGAGGAGTTGTTAAAACTTCATCTTTCAGAGTAGCAGGAGATAGATTTGATACTACAATAATAGAATATATTAGACAAAAGCATAATCTTTTAATTGGAGAAAAAACTGCTGAAGATATCAAAAAGCAAATAGGTGCTGTTGTTGAACTTGAAGAAGATATTTCTATTGATATCAGTGGTAGAAATGCCCTTAATGGACTTCCTAAAGATATAAAAATATATTCTTCTGAAATAGTAGAAGCATTGAGTGAATTATTACAACAGATAATAGAAGAAATAAAAGTCATTCTTGAGAAAACTCCTCCTGAATTATCTTCAGATATAAAAAGAAGGGGAATCTATATCACTGGTGGTGGAGCACTTCTTAGAGGTATAGATAAAAAGATTTCTGAAAGTCTTAATCTGAATGTAACTATTTCTGAAGATCCATTAAATGCAGTTATAAATGGTATTCAAATACTTTTAAAGAATTTCCATATTTATAATAAAGTTTTAATTTCTCCAGAAACTGACTATTGA
- the maf gene encoding Septum formation protein Maf: MILASKSPRRKEILEDTGFKIQIKSAQIEEISDKILITDKIMDIARKKTMAVAKQYPNEFVVGADTIVEIDGKIIGKPINEDDAFNTLKMLSGRKHNVITAYSLINLSKKIDITDYDITKVSFRELSDNMIKWYISTNEPMDKAGSYGIQGKGAVFVNGIDGDFFSVMGFPIGKFVEKISHLGIELKDIEKI; this comes from the coding sequence ATGATTCTAGCTTCTAAATCTCCAAGAAGAAAGGAGATACTTGAAGACACTGGATTTAAAATACAAATTAAAAGTGCCCAGATAGAAGAAATAAGTGATAAAATTTTAATTACTGATAAGATTATGGATATAGCAAGAAAAAAAACTATGGCAGTTGCTAAACAATATCCCAATGAATTTGTTGTGGGAGCAGATACTATAGTTGAAATAGATGGCAAAATAATAGGAAAGCCAATTAACGAAGATGATGCCTTTAATACATTAAAAATGCTATCTGGCAGAAAACACAATGTTATCACAGCATACAGTCTAATTAACTTATCTAAAAAAATAGATATTACAGATTATGATATTACTAAAGTTTCTTTTAGGGAATTATCTGATAATATGATAAAATGGTATATATCTACTAATGAACCTATGGACAAGGCAGGTTCCTATGGAATACAAGGAAAAGGAGCAGTATTTGTCAATGGCATAGATGGAGATTTTTTCAGTGTAATGGGATTTCCTATTGGTAAATTTGTTGAAAAAATTTCTCATTTAGGTATAGAACTAAAAGATATAGAAAAAATATAA
- a CDS encoding Positive regulator of sigma E activity: MLNKGIIKEINGDKIVVKLYKDTSCSHCSGCSGDSKYGKDFEFTTDRKAEIGDTVTFEISAGKVIKAASIAYVFPAVAMILGYFIASKLGFSENQSIASSFIALGVSFVCLFLYDKFVVKKQKNSEIDIISIEKEDTSEMIDNCKNKDIF, from the coding sequence ATGTTAAACAAAGGTATAATTAAAGAAATAAATGGAGATAAAATAGTAGTAAAATTATATAAAGATACATCATGTTCACATTGTAGTGGGTGTAGTGGAGATAGTAAATATGGAAAAGATTTTGAATTTACAACAGATAGAAAAGCTGAGATAGGAGATACAGTTACATTTGAAATATCTGCTGGAAAAGTTATAAAAGCAGCGTCTATTGCATATGTATTTCCTGCTGTAGCAATGATACTGGGTTATTTCATAGCAAGCAAACTGGGATTTTCTGAAAATCAGAGTATTGCTTCAAGCTTTATAGCATTAGGAGTATCTTTTGTATGTTTATTTCTCTATGATAAATTTGTAGTTAAAAAACAGAAAAATTCTGAAATTGATATAATTTCTATTGAAAAAGAAGATACAAGTGAAATGATAGATAACTGTAAAAATAAAGATATATTTTAA
- the yihY gene encoding YihY family inner membrane protein, producing MNIKRKLIYFLKEVARQGKISNIISGIQRALENYKRANSALWVTSLCFYTLLSLVPIFAILFSLGSWLGVAENIIIHLSKYSPLNEEMITFLVQFSENLLENARSGVLAGIGFLSLGWTLITMFSIVEKSFNDIWQVEKSRMILRKITDYIAFFLLFPLLILTINGGMVIIGKKLEGIYDISPYTLQIIPSFSIFLFFTALYMLIPNTKVKLIPAFFSAIFTSVLFSGLQYFFIHLQVMIITYNKIYGSFSVIFIFFFWLKIMWFFIILGAHLSYFLQNKDLKSHSNNVNGISFKSKEYTGMIIIRELIRRYLNNLSPVTVKELAERSNISYDVILHILNIFEENGLVAKVINVKNDNEEGFTILQNIDQINFKKIFNILENSGEDIKLQVNDDNRAFYRIIKNKDFDFLIKDLLENNK from the coding sequence ATGAATATAAAGAGAAAATTAATTTACTTTTTAAAAGAAGTAGCCAGACAGGGAAAAATATCCAATATAATTTCAGGTATTCAAAGAGCATTAGAAAATTACAAAAGAGCTAACTCTGCCCTCTGGGTTACATCTCTTTGTTTTTATACCCTTCTTTCTCTTGTTCCTATATTTGCAATTTTATTTAGCTTAGGAAGCTGGCTAGGAGTAGCAGAAAATATTATTATTCATTTGAGCAAATACTCCCCTTTGAACGAAGAGATGATTACTTTTCTTGTACAATTTTCTGAAAACCTTTTAGAAAATGCTAGAAGTGGAGTTTTAGCTGGAATAGGTTTTTTGTCACTGGGCTGGACTTTAATCACTATGTTTTCTATTGTTGAAAAATCATTTAATGATATTTGGCAGGTAGAGAAATCAAGAATGATTTTAAGAAAAATAACTGATTATATAGCTTTTTTTCTATTATTTCCATTACTTATACTTACTATAAATGGTGGTATGGTTATAATAGGAAAAAAACTGGAAGGTATTTATGATATTTCTCCATATACTTTGCAGATAATACCATCTTTCAGTATATTTTTATTTTTTACAGCACTATATATGCTCATACCTAATACAAAAGTAAAGCTGATTCCTGCTTTTTTCTCAGCTATTTTTACATCTGTACTTTTTTCAGGGCTTCAATATTTTTTCATACACCTACAGGTTATGATTATCACTTACAATAAAATATATGGAAGTTTTTCTGTTATCTTTATTTTCTTTTTCTGGCTGAAAATAATGTGGTTCTTTATCATTCTAGGAGCTCATTTATCATACTTTTTACAGAATAAAGATTTGAAATCTCATTCTAATAATGTAAATGGGATAAGCTTTAAATCTAAAGAGTATACTGGAATGATAATAATACGAGAACTTATAAGAAGATATTTAAACAATCTTTCTCCAGTTACAGTAAAAGAACTTGCTGAAAGAAGTAATATTTCTTATGATGTTATCTTACATATTCTTAATATATTTGAAGAAAACGGATTAGTAGCAAAAGTTATCAATGTAAAAAATGATAATGAAGAAGGATTTACTATACTTCAAAATATAGACCAAATAAATTTCAAAAAAATATTTAATATCTTAGAAAATTCTGGTGAGGATATTAAATTGCAGGTTAATGATGATAACAGAGCTTTTTATAGAATAATCAAAAATAAAGACTTTGATTTTTTAATTAAAGATCTTTTGGAAAATAATAAATAA
- the htpX gene encoding Protease HtpX homolog: protein MKTLKTFILMAVMTFILMLIGNAVAGREGLIFALIMAGVMNFISYWFSDKIVLSMYGAQPVDENSRLYQLVKKLAIEADIPMPKVYILNEAQPNAFATGRNPSHAAVAVTRGLMDIVDEDELSGVIGHELGHVHNRDILIGTVAATMAGAITFLANMAKWAAIFGGRSSRNDDRDGGNPLALIAVAIFAPIAAMLVQMAISRTREYKADEFGAKVSGNPLYLARALRKLEDYSRRIPMRNAAPSTENMFIVSPLTGSKMASLFSTHPSTEDRIRRLQEMVY, encoded by the coding sequence GTGAAAACTTTAAAAACTTTTATACTAATGGCTGTTATGACATTTATTCTTATGCTCATAGGAAATGCTGTAGCTGGGAGAGAAGGACTTATCTTTGCTTTAATAATGGCAGGAGTAATGAATTTCATCTCATACTGGTTTAGTGATAAAATAGTTTTGTCTATGTATGGAGCACAACCTGTAGATGAAAACAGTCGTTTATATCAATTGGTAAAAAAACTAGCTATAGAAGCTGATATACCTATGCCTAAGGTGTATATATTAAATGAAGCACAACCTAATGCTTTTGCTACTGGAAGAAATCCAAGCCATGCTGCTGTTGCAGTGACAAGAGGACTTATGGATATAGTTGATGAAGATGAACTTTCTGGTGTCATTGGACACGAGCTTGGGCATGTACATAATAGAGATATCTTAATTGGAACTGTTGCAGCTACTATGGCAGGAGCTATTACTTTTCTTGCCAACATGGCAAAATGGGCTGCAATATTTGGTGGAAGAAGCAGTAGAAATGATGATAGAGATGGTGGTAATCCTTTAGCTTTGATTGCAGTAGCCATTTTTGCTCCCATTGCTGCTATGCTTGTACAAATGGCTATATCTAGAACCAGAGAATATAAAGCTGATGAATTTGGAGCAAAAGTCAGTGGAAATCCTCTGTATCTTGCTAGAGCATTAAGAAAACTGGAAGATTATAGCAGAAGAATTCCTATGAGAAATGCTGCTCCGTCTACAGAGAATATGTTTATTGTAAGTCCATTAACTGGAAGTAAAATGGCTTCTCTTTTCAGTACACATCCATCTACAGAGGATAGAATAAGAAGACTTCAAGAAATGGTTTATTAA
- the gppA gene encoding Guanosine-5'-triphosphate,3'-diphosphate pyrophosphatase, producing the protein MTDKNGRYTKGIIDIGTNSCRLFIAEVMKTEKGIDILNELIKEVEIVKLGEGVNENHFLKEEAIERTIECLKKYKETADKYNVKELKAFATSATRDAENREKFMKKVRELGIEIKCISGEEEAKLNFLGNSLVFNDRILVIDIGGGSTEFTLGKNNEIDFIKSIDIGAVRATEKFFSQDDYSQENIEKCKEWVRKNIEEIKKIKNEEFKAVGVAGTATTQISVKKEMKIYDSQQVHMSEISVKELEENLELFISKSIEERKEIIGLEPKRADVIIAGTIILITILKELNKEKIIVSESDNLTGAMIKEEKMSERLEWILEAYESFKRSSKRRLVAGNIFDYFMQDFRGEISDAYDSATKEEIKEDIKEMADIIYNEEDKHKREFLVRILVNIVKML; encoded by the coding sequence ATGACTGATAAAAATGGCAGGTATACAAAAGGAATAATAGATATAGGAACAAATTCATGTAGATTATTTATAGCTGAAGTTATGAAAACTGAAAAAGGAATAGACATTTTAAATGAATTAATAAAAGAAGTAGAAATTGTAAAACTTGGAGAAGGAGTAAATGAAAATCACTTCTTAAAGGAAGAAGCAATAGAAAGAACAATTGAATGTTTAAAAAAGTATAAAGAAACAGCAGATAAATATAATGTAAAAGAATTGAAAGCTTTTGCTACATCAGCTACAAGAGATGCAGAAAATAGAGAAAAATTTATGAAAAAAGTTAGAGAGTTGGGAATTGAAATAAAATGTATATCTGGAGAGGAAGAGGCCAAATTAAATTTTCTTGGAAATTCTTTGGTATTCAATGACAGAATACTTGTTATAGATATAGGTGGAGGAAGTACAGAATTTACTCTTGGAAAGAATAATGAAATTGATTTTATAAAAAGTATAGATATTGGTGCAGTGAGAGCTACAGAAAAGTTTTTTTCTCAAGATGATTATTCTCAAGAGAATATTGAAAAGTGCAAAGAATGGGTAAGGAAAAATATTGAAGAAATAAAAAAGATTAAAAATGAAGAGTTTAAAGCAGTAGGAGTGGCTGGAACGGCTACAACACAAATATCAGTAAAAAAAGAAATGAAAATATATGATAGTCAGCAAGTTCATATGTCTGAGATATCTGTAAAAGAATTAGAAGAAAATTTAGAATTATTTATTTCAAAAAGTATAGAAGAAAGAAAAGAAATAATCGGACTTGAACCAAAGAGGGCTGATGTTATAATAGCAGGAACCATTATTTTAATAACTATTTTAAAAGAATTAAACAAAGAGAAAATAATTGTTTCTGAATCGGATAATTTGACAGGTGCTATGATAAAGGAGGAAAAAATGAGCGAAAGGCTTGAGTGGATACTTGAAGCTTATGAGAGTTTTAAAAGGTCTTCTAAAAGAAGATTAGTAGCTGGAAATATTTTTGATTATTTTATGCAGGATTTCAGAGGTGAGATAAGTGATGCTTATGATTCTGCAACAAAAGAGGAAATAAAAGAAGATATAAAAGAAATGGCTGATATTATATATAATGAAGAAGATAAACATAAAAGAGAATTTTTAGTAAGAATTTTGGTAAATATAGTAAAAATGCTTTAA
- the selD gene encoding Selenide, water dikinase, translating into MSDVLSKLPSVEDKNLIVGFDKSDDAAVYKLTDEIAMIQTLDFFTPMVDDPYIFGQIAAANSLSDVYAMGGIPKTAMNIVCFPEKMDINILGEILRGGAEKVAEAGAVLSGGHSIHDPEIKYGLSVTGIAHPDKILKNHGCETGDILVCTKSLGTGIVTTASKVGMASEEALKESIKNMTTLNKYAGEIIVKYPITACTDITGFGFLGHSFEMAENSEKTLIFEAEFIPFIKEAKGYAQDFLITSGGQKNRNYVQKHVDFQNIPLWMQEILYDPQTSGGLLFSVKKEYIKELMEEFNSKDIEAHIVGSVTDKKDKFIIVR; encoded by the coding sequence TTGAGTGATGTACTTTCAAAACTTCCGAGTGTGGAAGATAAAAATTTAATAGTAGGGTTTGATAAATCAGATGATGCAGCAGTATATAAGCTTACTGATGAGATAGCTATGATACAAACTTTGGATTTTTTTACTCCTATGGTAGATGATCCATATATATTTGGTCAAATAGCAGCAGCTAATTCATTGAGTGATGTATATGCCATGGGAGGAATTCCTAAAACAGCAATGAATATAGTGTGTTTTCCTGAAAAAATGGATATAAATATCCTTGGAGAAATATTGAGAGGTGGAGCTGAAAAAGTTGCAGAAGCAGGAGCTGTCCTAAGTGGAGGACATTCAATACATGACCCTGAAATAAAATATGGACTGTCAGTTACAGGAATTGCTCATCCAGATAAAATATTAAAAAATCATGGGTGTGAAACTGGAGATATTCTTGTATGTACTAAATCTTTAGGGACTGGGATAGTTACAACAGCTTCAAAAGTGGGAATGGCAAGTGAGGAAGCTTTAAAAGAATCTATAAAAAACATGACTACTTTAAATAAATATGCAGGGGAAATTATTGTAAAATATCCTATTACTGCTTGCACAGATATAACTGGATTTGGATTTTTAGGTCATTCTTTTGAAATGGCTGAAAACTCTGAAAAAACTTTGATTTTTGAAGCAGAATTCATTCCTTTTATAAAAGAAGCAAAAGGATATGCACAAGATTTTCTTATAACAAGTGGTGGACAGAAAAATAGAAATTATGTACAAAAACATGTAGATTTTCAAAATATTCCTCTGTGGATGCAGGAAATACTTTATGACCCACAAACTTCAGGAGGATTGTTATTTTCAGTAAAAAAAGAATATATCAAAGAATTGATGGAAGAATTTAATTCTAAAGATATAGAAGCCCATATAGTTGGAAGTGTTACAGACAAAAAGGACAAATTTATTATTGTGAGGTAG
- the selA_2 gene encoding L-seryl-tRNA(Sec) selenium transferase, with the protein MEKNLFQKLPKVDILMKNEKLEEISKKLSYHNYYQAVKDGIEFFRNKIKNNEIENFSEDEIILKIKEISGIKNKLNLRRVINGTGTIIHTNLGRSILNEKITEDLGEILLNYSNLEYDLETGSRGSRYSHIEKLICEITGAEGALIVNNNAAAVILCLNEFANGKNTIVSRGELVEIGGSFRIPEIMKLAGTALKEVGTTNKTHIFDYENNIDEGTAVLLKVHTSNFKITGFTEGTDKKDIAELGKKHGLLTMEDLGSGVLVDFSKYGLSKEPTIQESIESGMDIVTVSGDKLLGGPQCGIILGKKPLIERLKKNQYLRAFRVNKITISILENIFQYYKDEREAVKEIPVLNMITEKKEKVLERAEKLSFMLTEKI; encoded by the coding sequence ATGGAGAAAAATCTGTTTCAAAAGCTTCCTAAAGTAGATATTCTTATGAAAAATGAAAAATTGGAAGAGATAAGCAAAAAATTGAGTTATCACAATTATTATCAGGCAGTGAAAGATGGAATAGAATTTTTTAGAAACAAGATAAAAAATAATGAAATAGAAAATTTTTCAGAAGATGAAATAATTTTGAAAATAAAAGAAATATCAGGAATAAAAAATAAATTGAATTTAAGAAGAGTTATAAATGGAACTGGAACTATAATTCATACTAACTTAGGACGTTCTATTTTAAATGAAAAAATAACTGAAGATTTGGGAGAAATACTTTTAAATTATAGTAATCTTGAATATGATTTAGAAACTGGGAGCAGAGGGAGTAGATATTCACATATAGAAAAACTTATATGTGAGATAACTGGAGCAGAGGGAGCATTAATAGTAAATAATAATGCTGCAGCTGTTATTTTATGTCTAAATGAATTTGCTAATGGAAAGAATACAATTGTATCAAGAGGAGAATTAGTTGAAATTGGAGGATCCTTTAGAATACCTGAAATAATGAAATTAGCTGGGACAGCATTAAAAGAAGTAGGGACAACAAATAAAACACATATTTTTGATTATGAAAATAATATAGATGAAGGAACAGCTGTTTTATTAAAAGTTCATACATCTAATTTCAAAATAACTGGTTTTACAGAAGGAACAGATAAAAAAGATATAGCAGAACTAGGAAAAAAACATGGATTATTGACAATGGAAGATCTTGGGAGTGGGGTGTTGGTAGACTTTTCGAAATATGGACTTTCTAAAGAGCCAACTATTCAGGAAAGTATTGAATCAGGAATGGATATAGTTACTGTAAGTGGAGATAAACTTTTAGGTGGACCTCAATGTGGAATCATTTTAGGGAAAAAGCCATTAATAGAAAGATTGAAAAAGAATCAATATTTGAGAGCTTTTCGTGTAAATAAAATAACTATTTCTATATTGGAGAATATTTTTCAATATTATAAAGATGAAAGAGAAGCAGTAAAAGAAATTCCAGTTTTAAATATGATAACTGAGAAAAAAGAAAAAGTATTGGAAAGAGCAGAAAAATTATCATTTATGCTGACAGAAAAAATATAG
- a CDS encoding selenocysteine synthase: protein MPEETVESYAVCFNGDAVLLEKKFRGNDIPVIGRIKSDRFIIDAKTLKEKDFEEILGAAERIFL from the coding sequence ATGCCAGAAGAAACAGTAGAAAGCTATGCTGTTTGTTTTAATGGAGATGCTGTTTTACTTGAAAAAAAATTCAGAGGAAATGATATTCCCGTAATAGGAAGAATAAAAAGTGACCGTTTTATCATTGATGCCAAGACATTGAAAGAAAAAGATTTTGAAGAAATATTAGGAGCTGCTGAAAGGATATTTCTATGA
- the selB gene encoding SelB translation factor has product MRNVIIGTAGHIDHGKTTVVKGLTGQDTDTLPEEKARGMTIDLGFTFFTLSNGRKVGIVDVPGHEKFIKNMAAGVTGIDIILFVIACDDGIKPQTLEHADIINILGVKRGIILLTKRDLADENKVLELKKNVRELFKNSYLENSPILEISEKDSKSFEKLKEVLENEILKIEEDRAENKDFRLDIDRVFSVKGFGTVVTGTSKNSRISVGDIVTVYPQMKEVKIKGIENHGNKLEILEAGNRCALNINIDSKEIRRGNIIAKKNSLIVSNRVDCIFTLLKRSSNVKNNQRIRINIGTEELIGRVKIFLEDEIFSGDKKFVQIEFEKESAFSVGDIGIVRSFSPIATIGGIEIINIPKERAKRKDLKYLEKLEILSSKNKYKKIESIVLNSDDIFMTKENIELFLGEKISETEIENSQNIEKIFDDIYINTDKLENLKNQILEYLEQYHQKYPLAIGIKRSELKNRFFENYSIKVYNIILEYFRKKNIIEMHEEYIFKKDFKIKLNKEQKKRKDEIFSIYKKGGFTPQKIEDISNLFKDKDFFSAVHSYMVNNSFLVELKDGNFMLKGFFMESEKN; this is encoded by the coding sequence ATGAGAAACGTAATAATAGGAACAGCTGGTCATATTGATCATGGAAAGACAACAGTTGTAAAAGGGTTGACAGGACAGGATACTGACACCCTTCCAGAAGAGAAAGCAAGAGGAATGACAATTGATTTAGGTTTTACTTTTTTTACTTTGAGTAATGGAAGAAAAGTTGGAATAGTAGACGTTCCTGGACATGAAAAGTTTATAAAGAATATGGCAGCAGGAGTTACAGGAATAGATATAATTCTTTTTGTCATAGCCTGTGATGATGGGATAAAACCTCAAACTTTGGAACATGCTGATATTATAAATATATTAGGTGTTAAAAGGGGAATAATACTTCTCACTAAAAGAGATTTAGCAGATGAGAATAAAGTGCTTGAGCTTAAGAAAAATGTAAGAGAGCTTTTTAAAAATTCTTATTTAGAAAATAGTCCAATATTAGAAATATCTGAAAAAGATTCTAAAAGTTTTGAGAAATTAAAAGAAGTGCTTGAAAACGAGATATTAAAAATAGAAGAAGATAGAGCTGAAAACAAAGATTTTAGACTGGATATTGATAGAGTATTCTCAGTAAAAGGATTTGGAACAGTGGTTACAGGTACTTCCAAGAATAGTAGAATTTCTGTAGGAGATATTGTAACAGTTTATCCTCAAATGAAAGAAGTAAAAATAAAGGGAATAGAAAATCATGGAAATAAATTAGAAATCTTGGAAGCTGGAAATAGATGTGCTTTAAATATAAATATAGATTCTAAAGAAATAAGAAGAGGAAATATCATAGCTAAAAAAAATTCTCTTATTGTATCAAATAGAGTAGATTGTATTTTTACGCTTTTAAAAAGAAGTAGTAATGTAAAAAATAACCAAAGAATAAGAATAAACATAGGAACAGAAGAACTTATAGGAAGAGTAAAAATATTTCTTGAAGATGAAATATTTTCTGGAGATAAAAAATTTGTACAAATAGAATTTGAGAAGGAGTCAGCTTTTTCTGTGGGAGATATAGGAATAGTGAGGAGCTTTTCACCAATAGCAACTATTGGAGGAATAGAAATAATAAACATTCCTAAAGAGAGAGCCAAAAGAAAAGATTTAAAATATTTAGAAAAATTGGAAATTCTTTCTTCTAAAAATAAATATAAAAAAATAGAGAGTATAGTATTAAATAGTGATGATATATTCATGACTAAAGAAAATATAGAGCTTTTTTTAGGAGAAAAAATATCAGAAACAGAAATAGAAAATTCTCAAAATATAGAGAAAATATTTGATGATATCTATATAAATACAGATAAATTAGAAAATTTAAAGAATCAGATTTTAGAATATCTAGAACAATATCATCAAAAATATCCGTTGGCTATTGGGATAAAAAGATCAGAATTGAAAAATAGATTTTTTGAAAATTATTCAATAAAGGTGTATAATATAATTCTAGAGTATTTTAGAAAAAAAAATATTATTGAAATGCATGAAGAATATATTTTTAAAAAAGATTTCAAAATAAAATTAAATAAAGAACAGAAAAAAAGGAAAGATGAGATATTTTCAATATACAAAAAAGGTGGATTTACTCCACAAAAAATAGAGGATATATCAAATCTATTTAAAGATAAAGATTTTTTTTCAGCAGTCCATTCATATATGGTGAATAATTCTTTCCTTGTAGAACTAAAAGATGGAAATTTTATGCTTAAAGGATTTTTTATGGAAAGCGAAAAAAATTAA
- a CDS encoding selenium metabolism protein YedF: MIKVNAVGQTCPIPIIMTKNALKDIEEGEVEVLVDNKISLENLQKMSKEMGYDYSIAETGEIFKIIINKTKEEIEEFEDEDNTVVVIDSVYMGKGDPELGRILMKGFIYTLTEVEVLPKTIIFYNEGVKLAVENSESLNDLKNLEERGVEILCCGTCVNFYGLTDDIKIGSITNMYNIVNKQMNARRVIKP, from the coding sequence ATGATAAAAGTAAATGCAGTAGGACAAACTTGTCCAATTCCTATTATAATGACAAAGAATGCTTTGAAAGATATAGAAGAAGGAGAGGTAGAAGTATTAGTTGATAATAAAATATCTCTTGAGAATCTTCAAAAAATGTCAAAAGAAATGGGATATGATTATAGTATCGCTGAAACAGGAGAAATATTTAAGATTATTATTAATAAAACAAAAGAAGAAATTGAAGAGTTTGAAGATGAAGATAATACAGTTGTTGTAATAGATTCTGTATATATGGGAAAAGGAGATCCTGAACTTGGAAGAATACTTATGAAAGGGTTTATATACACTCTTACAGAAGTAGAAGTTCTTCCTAAGACTATAATTTTCTATAATGAAGGAGTAAAACTTGCTGTAGAAAATTCTGAAAGTCTAAATGATTTAAAAAATCTTGAAGAAAGAGGAGTAGAAATACTTTGCTGTGGAACATGTGTTAATTTTTATGGGTTGACAGATGACATAAAAATTGGTAGTATAACTAATATGTATAACATAGTGAATAAACAAATGAATGCAAGAAGGGTAATAAAGCCATGA
- a CDS encoding Protein of uncharacterised function (DUF3343) — protein MMKEEKFLLLAADSTHLIIKSEKLLKENGIECRIIPLPSEVKATCGLSIRMEFENKNKVEELLKSNGIELERYSVIKKD, from the coding sequence ATGATGAAAGAAGAAAAATTTCTTCTGCTTGCTGCTGATTCTACACATCTTATAATTAAGAGCGAGAAATTACTCAAAGAAAATGGAATAGAATGCAGAATAATTCCACTTCCTTCTGAAGTAAAAGCAACATGTGGTCTTTCAATAAGAATGGAATTTGAAAATAAAAATAAAGTAGAAGAATTACTGAAATCTAATGGAATAGAATTAGAAAGATATAGTGTAATAAAAAAGGATTAA